A genomic window from Camelus ferus isolate YT-003-E chromosome 9, BCGSAC_Cfer_1.0, whole genome shotgun sequence includes:
- the ZNF260 gene encoding zinc finger protein 260: MVRMLESLQPESDLLQPDQIHTGEKPYECNECRKTFSLKQNLIEHKKIHTGEKSQQCPECGKVFSRISSLTLHLRSHTGKKPYKCNKCGRAFSQKRNLLSHQKHHTGEKTYECGKASIQTPSLIKHQRNHIGNKPYACKECGKAFSGKSYLAEHENIHTGEKPFECNQCGRAFSQKQYLVKHQNIHSGKKPFKCNECGKAFSQKENLIIHQRIHTGEKPYECKGCGKAFIQKSSLIRHQRSHTGEKPYICKECGKAFSGKSNLTEHEKIHIGEKPYKCNECGTIFRQKQYLIKHHNIHTGEKPYECNKCGKAFSRITSLIVHVRIHTGDKPYECKICGKAFCQSSSLTVHMRSHTGEKPYGCNECGKAFSQFSTLALHMRIHTGEKPYQCNECGKAFSQKSHHIRHQRIHTH; this comes from the coding sequence ATGGTAAGAATGTTGGAAAGCCTTCAGCCTGAATCGGATCTCCTTCAGCCTGATcaaattcatactggagagaaaccttatgagTGTAATGAATGTCGAAAAACATTTAGCCTGAAGCAGAATCTCATAGAGCATAAGAAAATACATACTGGAGAGAAATCACAGCAATGTCCTGAATGTGGTAAAGTATTCTCTCGAATCTCATCCCTTACTCTGCATTTGAGAAGTCATACAGGAAAgaaaccatataaatgtaataaGTGTGGAAGAGCCTTCAGCCAGAAGCGAAACTTGCTTTCTCATCAAAAACATCATACTGGAGAGAAAACTtatgaatgtgggaaagcttcTATTCAGACACCAAGCCTCATTAAGCACCAGAGAAATCATATTGGAAACAAACCCTATGCATGTAAGGAGTGTGGCAAAGCCTTCAGTGGCAAGTCATATCTTGCTGAGCATGAGAACAttcatacaggagagaaaccatTTGAATGTAATCAATGTGGAAGAGCATTCAGCCAGAAGCAATACCTCGTTAAACATCAGAATATCCATAGTGGAAAGAAACCCTTTAAATGTAATGAGTGTGGAAAAGCCTTTAGCCAGAAGGAAAACCTCATTATCCATCAAAGAAtacatactggagagaaaccttatgaatgtaaaGGGTGTGGAAAAGCTTTCATTCAGAAGTCAAGCCTCATCAGACACCAGAGAAGtcatacaggagagaaaccctatatatgtaaggaatgtgggaaagccttcagtggCAAATCAAACCTTACTGAGCATGAGAAAATTCATATtggagagaaaccctataaatgtaatgaatgtggaacAATCTTTAGGCAGAAGCAGTACCTCATTAAACATCACAACATTCATACAGGAgaaaaaccctatgaatgtaataaatgtggaaaagccttctcTAGAATCACATCACTTATTGTACATGTGAGAATTCATACAGGTGATAAGCCTTATGAATGTAAAATATGTGGGAAAGCTTTCTGTCAAAGTTCATCTCTTACGGTGCATATGAGAAGCCATACAGGTGAGAAGCCCTATGgttgtaatgaatgtgggaaagctttctCTCAGTTCTCAACTCTTGCTCTGCATATGAGAATCCATACTGGAGAAAAACCTTATCagtgtaatgaatgtgggaaagcttttaGCCAGAAGTCACATCATATTAGACACCAGAGAATTCATACTCATTAA